From one Ignavibacteria bacterium genomic stretch:
- the ftsE gene encoding cell division ATP-binding protein FtsE, translating into MLVFNNVSFSYSKQPVFENLNFRLDEGEFTFLIGKSGAGKSTFLQLIYMNVRPDKGTVRFNEYDSSILKDKNLPDLRRKIGIVFQDFRLLMDRNVYDNLAFVLEVTGTPRKQIKRKVFKALAEVGLSHKQMSMPYELSGGEQQRVSIARAIINDPMLILADEPTGNLDPETSLEIMELFKKLNARGNSVIFATHNYDLVRKFSAGIIKLEGGRALKVTLKQKSSTVDS; encoded by the coding sequence ATGCTAGTCTTTAATAACGTTTCCTTTAGCTATTCCAAACAGCCTGTATTTGAAAACCTGAACTTCAGGCTGGATGAAGGGGAGTTTACATTTCTTATAGGCAAAAGCGGCGCCGGAAAAAGCACATTCCTTCAGCTGATTTACATGAATGTCCGGCCCGATAAAGGCACCGTGCGCTTTAATGAATATGACTCGTCAATTCTTAAAGATAAAAATCTGCCCGACTTAAGGCGGAAGATCGGGATTGTGTTCCAGGACTTCAGGCTTTTAATGGACAGAAACGTTTACGATAACCTGGCTTTTGTGCTTGAAGTTACTGGAACGCCGCGTAAACAGATAAAAAGAAAGGTGTTTAAGGCACTGGCTGAAGTGGGCCTGTCGCACAAGCAGATGAGCATGCCTTATGAGCTCTCGGGCGGAGAGCAGCAGAGAGTTTCCATTGCGCGCGCAATTATCAATGATCCTATGCTTATTCTGGCAGATGAGCCGACAGGAAACCTTGATCCTGAAACATCGCTTGAGATAATGGAGCTTTTTAAGAAGCTGAATGCCCGGGGCAATTCTGTGATTTTTGCCACGCATAATTACGACCTGGTAAGAAAATTCAGCGCTGGGATAATTAAGCTTGAAGGGGGCAGGGCGCTTAAGGTTACACTGAAGCAGAAAAGCAGCACAGTAGATTCATAG
- a CDS encoding bifunctional folylpolyglutamate synthase/dihydrofolate synthase has protein sequence MSDSEIKQALDKLYSLQKFGIKLGLDNITALLEYLGNPHKNFKSFHIAGTNGKGSTTSFISSILIEEGYKTGLYTSPHFIRFNERVRIQGKEIPDEYIVEFINGINRFIDIHKPTFFEVTTALAFKYFSDMNVEYAAVETGLGGRLDATNTLNPLASIITSISLEHTEILGGTLEKIAFEKGGIIKNGCRVFTGILPEEAEKTIRNICSEKKAELFRLSDYLEKESTGLKTESLRLEKIEPALFGPYQKNNAALAVLTLNKTLGLNNPRHIDSGLKNVVKNSGIQGRYEVYLEQPRIIFDSAHNPEGIESFLSAFIPQKDEFRKKTLLFGVMRDKAVKEMLTALAPYFDEIHLNTIDYDRAAGLDELERIGLELGINCFQEKNGADFVESFSKKEKGECLVVLGSMYVLGKIKEELLKKKKP, from the coding sequence ATGTCAGACAGTGAGATTAAACAAGCTTTGGACAAGCTTTATTCCCTGCAGAAATTCGGGATCAAGCTCGGCCTGGATAATATAACAGCTTTGCTGGAATATCTGGGTAATCCGCATAAAAACTTTAAGTCCTTTCACATAGCAGGCACAAACGGCAAGGGAAGCACAACATCCTTTATTTCCAGCATTTTAATTGAAGAGGGATATAAAACAGGACTCTATACTTCGCCTCATTTTATCAGGTTCAATGAAAGGGTCAGAATACAGGGAAAAGAAATTCCTGATGAATATATTGTGGAATTTATTAACGGCATTAATCGTTTCATAGATATACACAAACCTACGTTCTTTGAGGTTACAACAGCCCTGGCATTTAAGTACTTTTCCGACATGAATGTGGAATATGCCGCAGTTGAAACGGGCCTTGGTGGAAGGCTTGACGCAACGAATACCTTAAATCCTCTTGCTTCCATAATAACTTCAATAAGCCTTGAGCATACTGAAATTCTTGGCGGCACGCTTGAAAAAATCGCCTTTGAAAAAGGGGGAATAATTAAAAACGGGTGCAGGGTATTTACAGGCATTCTGCCCGAAGAAGCTGAAAAGACTATAAGAAATATCTGCAGCGAAAAGAAAGCGGAGCTCTTCCGTCTTAGTGACTATTTGGAAAAGGAAAGCACGGGGCTTAAGACTGAGAGCCTGCGGCTTGAAAAAATTGAGCCGGCTTTATTCGGGCCTTATCAGAAGAATAATGCCGCACTTGCAGTATTAACGCTTAATAAGACGCTTGGCCTTAATAATCCGCGTCATATAGACTCAGGGCTCAAAAACGTTGTAAAAAATTCCGGAATACAGGGTAGGTATGAAGTTTATCTGGAGCAGCCCCGTATAATATTTGATTCAGCTCACAATCCGGAGGGTATAGAAAGTTTCCTAAGCGCATTTATTCCTCAGAAAGATGAGTTCAGAAAGAAGACGCTTCTTTTTGGCGTAATGAGGGATAAGGCGGTTAAAGAAATGCTCACGGCCCTGGCGCCTTACTTTGATGAGATCCACCTTAACACGATTGATTACGACAGGGCAGCAGGGCTTGACGAACTGGAAAGAATCGGGCTTGAGCTGGGTATAAATTGTTTCCAGGAGAAAAACGGCGCTGACTTTGTGGAGAGTTTTTCGAAAAAGGAAAAAGGCGAATGCCTCGTCGTGCTGGGGAGCATGTACGTGCTGGGGAAGATCAAGGAAGAGCTGTTGAAGAAAAAAAAGCCTTGA
- a CDS encoding PRC-barrel domain containing protein, whose protein sequence is MKNYHLLSASTITGDDVKNTMGEDLGKIEEIMIDVNSGRIAYVVLSFGGFLGIGDKYFAIPWESLRLSTEEHAFYLDVPKEKLENAPGFDKDNWPDNPDQQFVSDIYSYYGYRPYWDIE, encoded by the coding sequence ATGAAAAACTATCATTTATTATCCGCAAGTACAATTACTGGCGATGATGTTAAGAATACTATGGGTGAGGACCTGGGAAAAATAGAAGAAATCATGATCGATGTTAATTCAGGCAGGATTGCATATGTGGTTTTGTCATTCGGAGGATTTCTTGGCATTGGCGACAAATATTTTGCAATTCCGTGGGAATCTTTAAGACTCTCGACTGAAGAACATGCGTTCTATCTGGATGTTCCGAAGGAAAAACTTGAAAATGCCCCCGGTTTCGACAAGGATAACTGGCCGGATAACCCGGATCAGCAGTTTGTTTCCGATATATACAGCTATTATGGCTACCGTCCTTACTGGGACATAGAATAA
- a CDS encoding dihydroorotate dehydrogenase electron transfer subunit encodes MIIANAEVLQLIELGNAVFLLKVHCPEIAREAQPGQFCNVKVSDSNFPLLRRPFSICDVDGDSLSFMFNVPGEGTKTLSHKKVGEVLDILGPLGNGFKISDDYECAVFVAGGLGSAPFPFLTKAMPEEKKIYSFVGGRSSGDVITYGMKNAIISTDDGSKGFKGNVVELLEANKAILDGAKIKVFACGPTPMLRAVKDFCMKYGYNCEVSTECAMACGFGICQGCPIQALDKDGYYLVCKDGPVFDIRKVVI; translated from the coding sequence TTGATTATTGCAAATGCAGAAGTTTTACAGCTGATTGAACTGGGAAATGCAGTATTCCTCCTAAAGGTGCATTGCCCGGAAATTGCACGCGAAGCACAGCCCGGCCAGTTCTGTAACGTTAAAGTTTCAGATTCCAATTTCCCCCTTCTTAGAAGGCCTTTCAGCATATGTGACGTTGATGGCGACAGCCTTTCTTTCATGTTCAACGTGCCGGGAGAAGGTACAAAAACGCTTTCGCATAAAAAGGTAGGAGAAGTCCTGGATATACTGGGGCCGCTCGGAAACGGCTTTAAGATCAGTGACGATTATGAATGTGCCGTTTTTGTTGCCGGAGGGCTTGGTTCTGCGCCGTTTCCTTTCCTTACCAAAGCAATGCCCGAAGAAAAAAAGATTTACAGCTTTGTAGGCGGGCGTTCATCGGGTGACGTAATAACATACGGAATGAAGAACGCTATAATTTCCACCGACGACGGCTCAAAGGGCTTTAAGGGAAACGTTGTTGAGCTCCTGGAAGCAAATAAGGCAATTTTAGACGGGGCAAAAATAAAGGTTTTTGCATGCGGGCCAACCCCGATGCTAAGGGCAGTCAAAGATTTCTGCATGAAATACGGCTACAACTGTGAAGTTTCAACCGAATGTGCAATGGCCTGCGGATTCGGCATCTGCCAGGGCTGTCCTATTCAGGCCCTCGATAAAGACGGATACTATCTTGTCTGCAAGGACGGTCCGGTCTTTGACATAAGAAAGGTTGTAATATGA
- a CDS encoding GWxTD domain-containing protein codes for MKKILLLCLILLGAVTSAQPSRPGLNQMRGIFFDTIVIPSGNNSDCYITYQTTCNRLVFVKAKDVFTTHFSLNIEAVDSLTGKVYREITENEYSVNDFEETNSESKYVQGVLKLSLPAGSYKVVPVIYDFNTNSEHVLSQFDLKVMPQDEKWALSPIVLKEALAASKSPQKHVLAGFDGNVPFSHEDYDMVIPVTDTNISSVYVELKNNDSLIFKDSLKSSFVAGLSFSRDRENITAEYNSHGTLTRNFVLHKFNEKLQEGTLTISLLSGNKEKTLFRRSVTWYNKPRSLNNLEYAVKVLKNIDADEKQKKNIAQSKMDYTQLVNYWKRFDPTPETAYNELMAEFYKRVDYAAASFSLISNPDGAETDRGKIYIKFGKPKSVERIYTGSKDVREVWVYDEPERQFVFVDKSGLGNFILSGKL; via the coding sequence ATGAAAAAAATCTTATTACTCTGCCTCATCTTACTTGGCGCAGTTACTTCAGCGCAGCCTTCAAGGCCGGGCTTAAACCAGATGCGCGGGATATTCTTCGATACAATTGTAATCCCTTCGGGAAATAATTCCGACTGCTATATTACTTATCAGACCACCTGCAACAGGCTCGTATTTGTAAAAGCCAAGGATGTTTTTACAACACACTTCAGCCTGAATATTGAAGCCGTGGACAGCCTTACGGGAAAAGTCTACCGGGAAATTACGGAGAATGAATACTCGGTTAATGATTTTGAAGAAACAAATTCAGAGAGCAAATATGTGCAGGGTGTTCTCAAGCTCTCGCTTCCTGCGGGAAGCTATAAGGTTGTGCCGGTAATTTATGACTTTAACACAAACAGCGAGCATGTTCTCTCCCAGTTTGATCTTAAAGTTATGCCTCAGGATGAAAAATGGGCGCTTTCGCCGATAGTCTTAAAGGAAGCCCTTGCAGCGTCCAAAAGTCCGCAGAAGCACGTGCTGGCGGGCTTTGACGGCAACGTGCCGTTTTCACATGAAGATTACGACATGGTTATTCCTGTAACCGATACGAACATTTCTTCAGTTTATGTGGAGCTGAAAAATAACGATTCGCTAATATTTAAGGATTCCCTTAAGAGCTCATTTGTTGCCGGGTTGTCATTCAGCCGCGACAGGGAGAATATTACTGCTGAATATAATTCACACGGCACACTTACGCGCAACTTTGTTCTGCATAAGTTCAATGAAAAGCTTCAGGAAGGGACGCTTACAATAAGCCTTTTAAGCGGAAATAAAGAAAAAACTCTTTTCAGGCGCTCTGTTACCTGGTACAACAAACCCCGCTCACTTAATAATCTTGAATATGCAGTGAAAGTCCTTAAGAATATTGACGCGGACGAAAAGCAAAAGAAAAATATAGCCCAAAGCAAAATGGACTATACACAGCTCGTAAATTACTGGAAGAGGTTTGATCCAACGCCTGAGACGGCATATAACGAGCTGATGGCTGAGTTTTACAAAAGGGTTGATTACGCTGCAGCGAGCTTTTCACTAATCAGTAACCCTGATGGCGCGGAAACGGACAGGGGAAAGATTTACATTAAATTCGGAAAGCCTAAGTCGGTTGAAAGAATATACACCGGTTCAAAAGATGTGCGTGAAGTCTGGGTCTATGACGAGCCTGAGAGGCAGTTTGTTTTTGTTGACAAGTCGGGCCTTGGAAACTTCATCTTAAGCGGGAAGCTATGA
- a CDS encoding transcription termination factor Rho, producing the protein MDISELQSKKIVDLNKIAKELGITGYSDLRKQELIFKILEAQTTKDGLTFSKGVLEVLADGYGFLRSSDYNYLPSPDDIYVSPSQIKRFSLRTGDHVSGQVRPPKEGERFFALLRVEAVNGQDPDTIRERTLFDNLTPLYPTKRLILESAPGEYSMRIMDILSPIGKGQRGLIVSPPKSGKTILLQKLANSITRNHPEVRLIMLLIDERPEEVTDMQRSVQAEVISSTFDEPAERHVQVANMVIEKAKRMVEANMDVVILLDSITRLARAHNTVAPHSGRILSGGVDANALHKPKRFFGSARNTEDGGSLTIIATALIETGSRMDEVIFEEFKGTGNMELVLSRDLSDRRIFPAIDINKSGTRKEELLLREEELNKIWILRKIFSDFDPIEAMEFLLDKMKGTKNNKEFINNMNS; encoded by the coding sequence ATGGATATTTCTGAACTTCAATCTAAGAAGATTGTTGATTTAAATAAGATAGCTAAAGAACTTGGAATTACAGGTTACAGCGATCTTAGAAAACAGGAACTTATTTTCAAAATCTTAGAAGCACAGACGACAAAAGACGGATTGACCTTCTCCAAAGGCGTTCTTGAAGTGCTTGCTGATGGCTACGGTTTTCTAAGAAGCTCCGACTATAACTACCTTCCGTCTCCCGACGATATATATGTTTCTCCATCTCAGATAAAAAGATTTAGCTTAAGAACAGGGGATCACGTTTCAGGCCAGGTAAGGCCTCCAAAGGAAGGAGAGCGCTTCTTCGCCCTTTTAAGGGTGGAAGCTGTAAACGGGCAGGACCCCGATACAATCAGGGAAAGAACACTTTTCGACAACCTGACTCCTCTTTATCCGACCAAAAGACTTATACTTGAATCTGCTCCAGGCGAATACTCAATGAGAATAATGGACATACTTTCGCCGATAGGAAAGGGACAGAGAGGACTCATTGTTTCACCACCTAAAAGCGGTAAAACAATCCTCCTTCAGAAGCTTGCCAACTCAATTACACGTAACCACCCCGAAGTCAGACTTATCATGCTTTTAATAGATGAACGCCCGGAAGAGGTTACAGACATGCAGAGATCCGTTCAGGCTGAAGTCATCAGCTCTACGTTTGATGAGCCTGCAGAGCGCCACGTTCAGGTAGCCAATATGGTTATCGAGAAAGCCAAGAGAATGGTTGAAGCAAATATGGACGTTGTCATTCTTCTGGACAGTATTACAAGGCTTGCAAGAGCACACAATACTGTTGCTCCTCACAGCGGCAGAATCCTTTCCGGCGGTGTGGATGCAAATGCTCTCCATAAGCCGAAACGTTTCTTCGGTTCTGCAAGAAATACAGAAGACGGCGGAAGCCTTACAATTATTGCCACGGCACTCATTGAAACAGGCAGCAGGATGGACGAAGTTATCTTTGAAGAATTCAAGGGTACAGGCAACATGGAACTTGTCTTAAGCCGCGACTTAAGTGACAGAAGAATCTTCCCGGCAATTGACATCAACAAGTCGGGTACAAGAAAAGAAGAACTCCTCTTAAGAGAGGAAGAGCTGAATAAGATCTGGATCTTAAGAAAAATCTTCAGCGATTTTGACCCGATTGAGGCAATGGAATTCCTCCTCGACAAAATGAAGGGAACAAAAAATAATAAAGAATTTATAAACAATATGAATAGTTAA
- a CDS encoding dihydroorotate dehydrogenase, whose amino-acid sequence MDLSVQIGSMRLKNPVMLASGTVGYGNEISNLTDLNKIGAVITKSVSLKPRKGNPPQRIVETSSGMLNAIGLANVGVEEFIKTKVPFLKQFDTNIVCNIAASSIEEYVECTRILSAEDVIKAFEINISCPNVREGGLIFGHDLRAVGEITRKVKAATDKPVIIKLSPNVPDIASYARVVSEEGGDAVSAINTLVGTSFNIYTRKPKLFNVTGGLSGPAIKPVALAKVLEIKRQVKIPIIGIGGIMTWQDAAEFMIVGATAFEIGTVNFVNPNAGVEIAAGLVEYCRKMGIKKISDLTGSYII is encoded by the coding sequence ATAGACCTCTCGGTTCAGATCGGAAGCATGAGGCTGAAAAATCCAGTCATGCTGGCATCCGGGACCGTGGGATACGGAAACGAGATCTCGAACCTTACCGATTTAAATAAAATCGGGGCCGTTATTACAAAATCCGTAAGCCTGAAGCCGAGGAAAGGCAACCCTCCGCAAAGAATAGTTGAGACCTCGTCAGGAATGCTGAACGCAATAGGCCTGGCAAACGTGGGCGTTGAGGAGTTTATAAAAACAAAAGTCCCGTTCTTGAAGCAGTTTGATACAAATATCGTCTGCAACATTGCCGCAAGCTCAATTGAGGAGTATGTGGAGTGCACGCGGATTCTTTCAGCCGAAGATGTAATTAAGGCCTTTGAAATTAATATTTCATGCCCCAACGTCAGGGAAGGGGGGCTCATATTCGGTCACGACCTGAGGGCCGTGGGCGAGATTACACGGAAGGTTAAGGCCGCAACAGATAAGCCGGTAATAATAAAGCTCTCTCCAAACGTGCCCGACATTGCAAGTTATGCAAGGGTGGTAAGTGAGGAAGGCGGTGACGCCGTTTCAGCCATAAATACGCTCGTTGGTACATCGTTTAATATATATACACGCAAGCCTAAACTCTTTAACGTTACAGGCGGCCTGTCCGGCCCGGCAATTAAACCGGTTGCTTTGGCCAAGGTGCTGGAAATTAAAAGGCAGGTTAAGATTCCGATTATCGGAATAGGCGGGATAATGACGTGGCAGGATGCCGCAGAATTTATGATCGTCGGAGCCACGGCATTTGAGATTGGAACGGTCAACTTTGTTAACCCTAATGCGGGTGTGGAAATAGCAGCGGGGCTGGTGGAATATTGCAGAAAAATGGGCATTAAAAAGATATCGGATTTGACAGGTTCATACATTATATGA
- a CDS encoding adenylate kinase, which produces MRIVIFGAPGVGKGTQAHILAEKLGIPHISTGDILRNAIKNETALGLEAKKIVESGNLVPDDIMAGIVKDALSDKTCAKGFILDGYPRTLDQAKLLDEILKTLPEDSEYFLAIDVNDEVIVQRLTNRLTCKICGNIFNISDIKDLKICPKCNGVDSLFKRKDDEESVIRQRLKVFHSTTEPVLDYYSSQGRLKFVDGTMPVDKVAEELLAEIKA; this is translated from the coding sequence ATGAGAATAGTAATTTTCGGGGCTCCCGGTGTGGGCAAAGGGACTCAGGCTCATATCCTGGCGGAAAAACTCGGGATTCCTCATATTTCAACCGGTGACATTCTAAGAAATGCTATAAAAAATGAAACGGCCCTGGGGCTTGAAGCAAAAAAAATTGTTGAAAGCGGCAACCTCGTGCCGGACGATATCATGGCAGGCATCGTTAAGGATGCCCTTTCAGATAAAACATGCGCTAAGGGATTTATACTGGACGGATACCCAAGAACACTCGACCAGGCAAAACTCCTGGACGAAATCTTAAAAACCCTACCTGAAGACAGTGAATACTTCCTGGCTATAGACGTCAATGACGAAGTTATTGTTCAGAGGCTCACAAACAGACTGACCTGCAAAATCTGCGGCAATATCTTTAATATTAGCGACATTAAGGACCTGAAGATTTGCCCCAAATGTAACGGCGTCGACAGCCTGTTTAAGAGAAAAGATGATGAAGAAAGCGTTATAAGGCAGAGGCTGAAAGTTTTTCATTCAACAACAGAACCGGTTCTGGACTACTATTCCTCACAGGGCAGGCTCAAATTTGTTGACGGGACCATGCCGGTCGACAAGGTTGCCGAAGAGCTTCTTGCAGAAATAAAAGCATGA
- a CDS encoding lmo0937 family membrane protein, giving the protein MIWAIIGILFVLWLLGLILKVTAGGLIHLLLVVAVIIALVRLFSGRRVV; this is encoded by the coding sequence ATGATTTGGGCCATTATCGGAATTTTGTTTGTGCTTTGGCTGCTGGGACTTATCCTCAAAGTAACAGCCGGTGGATTAATTCATTTGCTGCTTGTAGTAGCTGTAATTATTGCATTGGTCAGGCTTTTCAGCGGACGTCGCGTGGTCTAG
- a CDS encoding class I SAM-dependent methyltransferase, giving the protein MSEEVKPYKLIAEIYSHLMRFISYDEWAEYYYMLTKDYIPPESSVLELAGGNCKLSSRLKKYYQDVIVSDLSYEMLLQSEDAELKKVCCNMMALPFKKKFDLIVSAFDSVNYLLTRKSINQFFSEVYSSLKPGGIFSFDVSLETNSIKNIRYLNRKGAYKGIRYVQKSRYDKERRIHTNIFDIRLANGTVFTEIHKQKIFPLEVYFELLARNRFLIKECFNAFSFEDADMNAERAQFIALKVK; this is encoded by the coding sequence ATGTCTGAAGAAGTCAAGCCTTATAAACTGATTGCGGAAATATATTCCCACCTCATGCGCTTTATTAGCTACGATGAATGGGCTGAATACTATTACATGCTTACAAAGGATTATATTCCGCCTGAAAGCAGCGTGCTTGAGCTGGCAGGGGGCAACTGCAAGCTTTCTTCAAGACTAAAGAAGTATTACCAGGACGTAATAGTTTCCGACCTGTCGTATGAAATGCTTCTGCAGTCAGAAGACGCCGAACTCAAAAAAGTATGCTGCAACATGATGGCACTTCCTTTTAAGAAAAAGTTTGACCTCATTGTCTCGGCATTCGACAGCGTTAATTATTTACTGACGAGAAAATCGATAAATCAGTTTTTTAGCGAAGTATATTCTTCTCTTAAGCCCGGCGGCATCTTCTCATTTGACGTGAGCCTGGAGACAAACAGCATTAAGAACATAAGGTACCTAAACCGGAAAGGGGCATATAAAGGGATCCGCTACGTTCAGAAGAGCAGGTACGACAAGGAAAGAAGAATTCATACCAATATATTTGACATCAGGCTTGCTAATGGGACCGTTTTTACGGAAATTCACAAACAGAAAATATTTCCTCTGGAAGTTTATTTTGAGCTTCTGGCCAGGAATAGATTTTTAATCAAAGAATGCTTCAATGCGTTTTCATTTGAAGACGCGGATATGAATGCCGAAAGAGCGCAGTTCATAGCATTAAAAGTAAAGTAG
- a CDS encoding nucleoside deaminase, with protein sequence MLFSEEVYRFMYAALSEAEKALEENEVPIGAVVVHKNRIIGRGYNQTERLKDPTAHAEILAITSAANHLQNWRLNECDIYVNVEPCVMCTGAMIAARIDSLYFSTYEPKFGACGSLYNIAEDGRLNHKIKVYSGIYAEESRMLMKEFFQKTRSSGN encoded by the coding sequence ATGCTGTTTTCTGAAGAGGTTTACAGGTTCATGTATGCCGCCTTAAGCGAGGCTGAAAAGGCGCTGGAGGAAAATGAAGTCCCCATTGGCGCCGTCGTAGTCCATAAAAACAGGATAATCGGCCGGGGCTACAACCAGACCGAAAGGCTAAAAGACCCTACGGCACACGCTGAAATTCTTGCCATTACCTCAGCTGCAAACCACCTCCAGAACTGGAGGCTTAATGAATGCGACATTTATGTAAACGTCGAACCCTGCGTAATGTGCACGGGAGCCATGATAGCTGCACGCATAGACTCACTCTACTTTTCCACTTATGAACCCAAATTCGGTGCCTGCGGCTCTTTATACAATATAGCAGAAGACGGACGCCTCAACCACAAGATTAAAGTCTACTCAGGTATATATGCCGAGGAAAGCCGGATGTTGATGAAAGAATTCTTTCAAAAAACAAGATCTTCGGGCAATTAG
- the pdxA gene encoding 4-hydroxythreonine-4-phosphate dehydrogenase PdxA produces the protein MNNFVFTCGDINGIGPEIVQKTINRISGQGNLKIYYLCPAEVFERISEKIPPDFAYEIQNKIPEAPVRKKGPVEIINIKEDGFIQEPGKPTAISGIVSFRAIKGSFEIASRGLADAIITAPISKEALGMAKIDFPGHTEMYAEWSRVKDFVMMFWSKKMKCALVTIHEPVKRVPKLITTESIQRTLKVVISSLRRDFNIISPRVAVLGLNPHAGENGRIGLEELEVITPAIKTSGFSDMASGPFVPDAFFANRLYLKYDVVIGMYHDQVLIPFKFLNFSSGVNFTAGLPVVRTSPDHGTAFDIAGRYVADESSMLQAFLLARRIVRNRKRQNV, from the coding sequence ATGAATAACTTTGTCTTTACCTGCGGCGACATTAACGGCATAGGACCTGAGATTGTCCAGAAGACAATAAACAGGATTTCCGGCCAGGGAAACCTCAAAATTTACTACCTGTGCCCGGCAGAGGTCTTTGAAAGGATATCGGAGAAGATCCCGCCCGATTTTGCCTACGAGATACAAAATAAGATTCCTGAGGCACCTGTCCGAAAGAAAGGCCCGGTGGAAATAATTAACATCAAAGAAGACGGATTTATTCAGGAGCCCGGCAAGCCTACTGCCATCTCGGGCATTGTAAGCTTCAGGGCAATAAAGGGGTCATTTGAAATTGCTTCGCGCGGGCTTGCCGATGCCATAATAACGGCGCCAATTTCAAAAGAAGCGCTCGGCATGGCTAAAATAGACTTCCCGGGGCACACGGAAATGTATGCCGAATGGAGCAGGGTAAAAGACTTTGTTATGATGTTCTGGTCAAAAAAAATGAAGTGCGCCCTTGTGACAATCCATGAACCTGTAAAAAGGGTTCCTAAGCTTATTACCACAGAAAGCATACAGAGGACGCTTAAGGTGGTAATTTCTTCGCTGAGGCGTGATTTTAATATAATAAGTCCCAGAGTTGCAGTCCTCGGGCTTAACCCCCATGCCGGTGAAAATGGCAGAATTGGCCTGGAGGAACTGGAAGTAATTACGCCTGCCATAAAAACTTCAGGCTTCAGTGATATGGCCTCAGGGCCTTTTGTGCCCGACGCCTTCTTTGCGAACAGGCTTTATTTGAAGTACGACGTTGTAATAGGAATGTATCACGACCAGGTCCTAATTCCTTTTAAGTTTTTGAACTTCTCCTCTGGAGTCAACTTTACGGCAGGGCTTCCCGTTGTAAGGACAAGTCCTGACCACGGGACGGCATTTGACATTGCTGGCAGGTATGTTGCCGACGAGAGCAGCATGCTGCAGGCATTTCTTCTTGCCCGCAGGATTGTAAGAAACCGCAAGAGGCAAAATGTCTGA